A single window of Flavobacteriales bacterium DNA harbors:
- the mscL gene encoding large-conductance mechanosensitive channel protein MscL, with translation MGFLKEFRTFAVKGNVMDMAVGVIIGGAFGKIIASAVNDIIMPPLGLAIGGMNFRELKLVLKDAYTDAGGQEVAAVTLNYGNFFQTALDFTIIALAIFLMVKAMNQLKKKEEAAPAAPPAPSKEEMLLTDIRDLLKEGRSK, from the coding sequence ATGGGATTTCTAAAAGAATTCAGAACCTTTGCCGTAAAGGGCAATGTAATGGACATGGCCGTCGGTGTAATCATCGGCGGTGCGTTCGGTAAAATCATCGCTTCTGCGGTGAATGACATCATCATGCCTCCCCTTGGCTTAGCCATCGGTGGTATGAATTTCAGGGAACTGAAACTGGTCCTGAAAGATGCTTACACAGATGCGGGTGGCCAGGAAGTGGCCGCTGTCACCCTGAACTACGGTAACTTTTTTCAAACGGCACTGGATTTCACCATCATTGCGCTGGCCATATTTTTAATGGTCAAAGCCATGAACCAGTTGAAGAAAAAGGAAGAAGCCGCACCTGCTGCACCGCCCGCACCTTCCAAAGAAGAAATGCTGCTGACAGACATCCGCGACCTCCTAAAAGAAGGTCGGTCCAAGTAA